The Desulfallas thermosapovorans DSM 6562 nucleotide sequence ATTTACTGTATGAAATAGAGGATAACACAGTCCTTGACGTTAACCTGTGGCTAAAAATCAAAATATTGTATTCGCTGCTGGTAACCGCCGACCGTTTGGATGCTCTAAGCGGGCGGGGCATTAACCTTGAAATGCCCGGGTTTACGGACCCCGGAAACGTTATTGAGGGAATTCTGGCCGGTCTTAAACCAACCCCTTTAACAAAGTGGCGCAATCAGGTGCGGAACGAGGTTTTAAAGAAAGCCGAAAAAACCATATCCGGCCCGGGGGTGTACACTTTGACACTGCCCACCGGAGCGGGTAAAACCTTACTGGCCCTGGACCTGGCCCTAAGGATCGCGAGGCAGGAATCCAAAGGCGGTATAATATATGTTCTACCCTTTATAACCATAGTTGAGCAAAACAGTGCGGTGGCGAAAACCATTTTCCCATCGGTGCAAGAAGATCATCACCTGGCTTATGATGATAGCTCACCGGAGGAACATACCAGTCAACTGCAACGTTTTGTATCCCTGTTCAGGTATTGGAAGGAGCCTGTGGTTGTATCAACTTTCGCCAAGCTATGGGAGGTATTATATTCACCCCGTGGTAATGCTGCCATGTCCTTTCATCGTTTAGCCAACGCTGTGGTGCTGTTGGATGAACCGCAATCAATACCGGCCCGCTTCTGGAAAGGCTTTGGCAATACCCTGGAATTCATTACCGCTAAACTAAATACAACTTTTATCCTTATCACCGCTACACAGCCGAAGATGGTCAGGGGCCGGGAACTTGCACCTGAAAGCATTAGCGTGCCCAAATGTCGCTATACGGCCGGTTATTTTAAAGAGCCGGTTGGCATTGAACAAATGCTGGTTACACTGAACCGGTACGAAATGAGCCGGTTAAATACCATGGTGGTGGCAAATACCCGCCGGGCCGCTTTGGAAATATTGTTTATGATTAAGCGAAGCAATGTTGATGACGATTCGCTATTTTTCCTTTCCAGCTGGGTAACCCCGGCGGACAGGAAAAGAATGATGAGTGAAATAAAAACCAGGGAAGAAAGGGAATTGCCCCGGTATTTGGTTGCGACCCAGGTGGTGGAGGCAGGGGTTGATTTGAGTTTTGACCTGGTCGCCAGGGACATTGCCCCTCTGGACAGTATCGTTCAGGTGGCGGGGCGTTGTAATCGCCATATGTCCGAACGGCAGGGTCAAATCCTTATTTTCGAACTGATCAATGAAGAAGGCAGGAAATATGCCAGCAGTGTTTATGATGCAGTGCTGGTTAATATTACCCGGGAAGTGTTGGGCAAAGGATTGGAGAAAAACGGCGGTCCCATAGCGTTTAGCGAACTGGAAGTGCAGGATATGTTAAAAGAATACTATACCAGGATTGCGGATGCATTGCAGGACGACGGCCCTTGGTTTGATATTCAAAAGGGCAATTGGGACTGTCAGGCGACATTGTTTGAAGAACCTGTTTATGAAAGCACAGTTTTTATTGATCGAAGTGGAGAAATTAAAGCCACCTTGGAGGAATTGAACGAAACCGGTAATAAACTGGAAGACAGGGATAAACGCAAACAACTATGGAAAAAAATCCAGGAACATGCCATTTCAGTACCGGAAAAGGAACTTGATCAATGGTATGAAGCTTGTGGGGCATCCATTTGGGACGAAAATGAAAAGGATATAGATAAAATATCCGCGGGCCTGTGGATTGTTAATCCCCGGGGTGTTGGGCGCATTTATCAACCGGACATTGGATTCATACCCTGGGAAATCTACCAAAAATATTATGACTAGCTCATGGGGTAAGAATGACTTTTGATCCCGGAAAAGTATATATCGGGGGCGGAAGGAGTTATGAAGCATTGCATCTATATTTAACTTTGAAACAATTAGATAAATCCGCACAGATACCAATAAACTATAATTATTTTATTCAGTCGGCTATTTATGCTAATCTAGAGCCCGGTTTAGCCTGCCGGATACATGACCGGGGATACCAGGCGGGCAGTCGCAAATATAAACTTTTTACCTTTTCAAAGCTTTTGGGCAGGTTTGTTTTAAATCAAGAACAGAAGACGATAAGTTTCCCGGACGGCGCCGTACTTGTAATATCCTCGCCGGATACTGTCTTCATAGAATCCTTTGTTAACACTGTACTGCAAAAACCATTTTTACGTGTTGACCAAACGGATTTTGAAATATCCGGGTTGGAAACCAAGGGGCATAAAATCTTAACCGGGACTGTGAAAATTAAGACCCTTTCCCCTGTGGTGGTTTACAGTACCTTGATCAAGCCCGAGGGGAGCAAATACACATGTTTTTACCAGGCGGGAGAACCGGAGTGGACCCGGTTGGTGGGGGAAAATTTGCGAAAAAAATATTATGCTTTTTATGATAAAACCCCTCCTGAAGGTGAAATAATGGTACGTCTAATCAACAGGCCCAGACTACATGTAATGAATTACAAAAATACCGTAATTAAAGGTTATACCAACAATTTAGAATTGACCGGTCCGAGGGAACTGTTGCAGATGGGTTATGAGGCAGGGCTTGGCTCCAAGAACAGCCAGGGTTTTGGTTGTGTTGAGTTACTGGAATAGCGGTGGCAATTTACTGTACCCCTGTTCAGTTGCACAATAATTTTCAGCCAGTGGATTTGTTAAAATCGATATACATCAGCTAACCCATAAAGGAGGGCGGGCCGGTGTCAGATCAGGAAATACATGTGGGCGGGACACTTGTCTGGTATTACTATGTTTGTAAACGGGAAGTCTGGCTGATGGGGCGCCATATCACTCCCGACGAAGATGATACCAATGTTGTGCTGGGTCGTTTCTTGGCTGAACAATCATATCACCGCGACAAAAAAGAGGTTTCATTCGGCAATATAAAGTTTGATATCATCAGGCACGATAACCGGGGCCTGGTGGTGGGGGAAGTTAAAAAAAGCAGCAAACACAGTAAAAGCGCCCGTATGCAGCTGGCCTATTACCTGTGGGAGCTTAGCGGGAAAGGGATTGAGGCTACTGGGGAACTGTTATTTCCACGGGAAAAAAAACGGGAACTGGTGGAACTGAACCCGGAACTGGTCAGCGAACTGGAACGTGCTAAAAGGGATATTTTACGCATCATCTATGATCCCATTCCTCCCAAAGCCGAGAAAAAATCAATCTGCAGAAACTGCGCGTATGCGGAATTCTGCTGGTCATAGGGGGTGTCCCGTCTGAAAAAGACCATTTATATTTTTAATGATGGCCAGCTTAAGCGCAAGGATAATACACTTTATTTCGAAACCGAAGCGGGCAAAAAGTATCTGCCTGTGGAAGACGTAGGCGAGATTATGGCCTTTGGCGAAGTCACTATTAACAAAAAATTCCTGGAATTTGCCTCCCAAAAGGAAATAATCGTGCACTATTTCAGCCATTACGGGTATTACATGGGTACCTTTTACCCCAGGGAACACCTGAATTCTGGTTTTATGATTTTAAAACAAGCCGAACACTATATGGACCAGGCCAAGCGCATGGCCATCGCCCAGCAGTTTGTCAGCGGGGCCGCCAGGAATATCCGGCAGGTGTTGCGTTATTATAACAACCGGGTGGGGGGCCTCACCGAGACCTTGAATATAATAGACAGGTTCATCATGACGCTGGACGATATAAACGATATCAACCGGCTTATGGCCGTCGAAGGTAATATTCGGGATCACTATTACAAAGTGTTCGATAAAATCACTCGCAATCCCGACTTTCCTTTTGAAGAACGCACCAGGCGCCCGCCCAGAAATCAGTTGAATACTCTGATCAGCTTCGGCAACAGCCTGATGTACACCATCGCTCTGAGTGAAATCTACAAGACCCACCTGGACCCGCGTATCGGATTTTTGCACGCCACCAACTTCCGCCGGTTTACCTTGAACCTTGACCTGGCGGAAATTTTCAAGCCTATAATCGTTGACCGGGTGATATTCAGCGTACTGGGTAAAAAAATGATTACGATCAACGACTTCGAGTCCGCAGGCGATGGAATCATAATGAAGGAGCGGGCCAAAAAAATATTTATTCAGGAACTTGATGCCAAGCTGAAAACTACCATTAAGCATAAAAGGATAGGTCGTCCGGTTTCCTACAGGAGAATTATTCGGCTGGAACTTTATAAACTGGAAAAACACCTGATCGGCGAAGAAACCTACGAGCCCTTTATAGCCGGGTGGTAACGGGGTGGTATAGACGTGTTTGTTATTCTAGTGTTTTTTTTCAACCATGAATCCCATTCCAATGCCAGGTAGTGGTATAGACGTGTTTGTTATTCTAGTGTACGATGTAAATGTAAAGCGGGTGGCCAAAGTCTTAAAAACCTGTAGGAAATACCTGAACTGGGTGCAAAATTCTGTTTTGGAAGGCGAAATATCCAAGGCTAATTATGAGAAGCTAAGAACAGAATTGCGCCGGATTATTGACAAAGAAGAAGACTCTGTCATTTTTTATACGTTCCGTACATTAAAATACTCTAGTCGTGAAATAATGGGCGTTAAAAAGGGCGGGGAAGAAATTTTTCTATAGCTTGTCCGGTAAAATTATTCCGTCGACCCCTAATAAAGTAAAAACCCCTGGGGATCGACGGAATAATTTGTAGTTTTTATGTACTTTTGTTTGGATTTTATGCAAAAAACACAAAAAGATTTGCTATAATGAATAAGGATGAAGCTTTATATGTGCTGTTTTATGCTAATATTTAACTTAGATTAGACGAAAATTAGTGCCAAAACGGGTTTGTAGCCTACCTATGAGGGATTGAAACTTA carries:
- the cas4 gene encoding CRISPR-associated protein Cas4, which codes for MSDQEIHVGGTLVWYYYVCKREVWLMGRHITPDEDDTNVVLGRFLAEQSYHRDKKEVSFGNIKFDIIRHDNRGLVVGEVKKSSKHSKSARMQLAYYLWELSGKGIEATGELLFPREKKRELVELNPELVSELERAKRDILRIIYDPIPPKAEKKSICRNCAYAEFCWS
- the cas3 gene encoding CRISPR-associated helicase Cas3', which encodes MPGLKPGPVDSHPGRPLEDHLLQTANLAEQIALQYLGQVPENLQAVCLLHDVAKAHAKFQKRLKGKGRFPHAGPSAYIALSVTGDIVTAEVIRCHHTHLASNFINEIWCNSNYQEIRQVVGEIPVWQGSEAVTARLNINPGKWQELLPSSEGWDDLLYEIEDNTVLDVNLWLKIKILYSLLVTADRLDALSGRGINLEMPGFTDPGNVIEGILAGLKPTPLTKWRNQVRNEVLKKAEKTISGPGVYTLTLPTGAGKTLLALDLALRIARQESKGGIIYVLPFITIVEQNSAVAKTIFPSVQEDHHLAYDDSSPEEHTSQLQRFVSLFRYWKEPVVVSTFAKLWEVLYSPRGNAAMSFHRLANAVVLLDEPQSIPARFWKGFGNTLEFITAKLNTTFILITATQPKMVRGRELAPESISVPKCRYTAGYFKEPVGIEQMLVTLNRYEMSRLNTMVVANTRRAALEILFMIKRSNVDDDSLFFLSSWVTPADRKRMMSEIKTREERELPRYLVATQVVEAGVDLSFDLVARDIAPLDSIVQVAGRCNRHMSERQGQILIFELINEEGRKYASSVYDAVLVNITREVLGKGLEKNGGPIAFSELEVQDMLKEYYTRIADALQDDGPWFDIQKGNWDCQATLFEEPVYESTVFIDRSGEIKATLEELNETGNKLEDRDKRKQLWKKIQEHAISVPEKELDQWYEACGASIWDENEKDIDKISAGLWIVNPRGVGRIYQPDIGFIPWEIYQKYYD
- the cas2 gene encoding CRISPR-associated endonuclease Cas2; the encoded protein is MFVILVYDVNVKRVAKVLKTCRKYLNWVQNSVLEGEISKANYEKLRTELRRIIDKEEDSVIFYTFRTLKYSSREIMGVKKGGEEIFL
- the cas6 gene encoding CRISPR-associated endoribonuclease Cas6, whose amino-acid sequence is MHLYLTLKQLDKSAQIPINYNYFIQSAIYANLEPGLACRIHDRGYQAGSRKYKLFTFSKLLGRFVLNQEQKTISFPDGAVLVISSPDTVFIESFVNTVLQKPFLRVDQTDFEISGLETKGHKILTGTVKIKTLSPVVVYSTLIKPEGSKYTCFYQAGEPEWTRLVGENLRKKYYAFYDKTPPEGEIMVRLINRPRLHVMNYKNTVIKGYTNNLELTGPRELLQMGYEAGLGSKNSQGFGCVELLE
- the cas1b gene encoding type I-B CRISPR-associated endonuclease Cas1b, which translates into the protein MKKTIYIFNDGQLKRKDNTLYFETEAGKKYLPVEDVGEIMAFGEVTINKKFLEFASQKEIIVHYFSHYGYYMGTFYPREHLNSGFMILKQAEHYMDQAKRMAIAQQFVSGAARNIRQVLRYYNNRVGGLTETLNIIDRFIMTLDDINDINRLMAVEGNIRDHYYKVFDKITRNPDFPFEERTRRPPRNQLNTLISFGNSLMYTIALSEIYKTHLDPRIGFLHATNFRRFTLNLDLAEIFKPIIVDRVIFSVLGKKMITINDFESAGDGIIMKERAKKIFIQELDAKLKTTIKHKRIGRPVSYRRIIRLELYKLEKHLIGEETYEPFIAGW